Within Paenibacillus sabinae T27, the genomic segment TGTGCCAGCAAATGAGCTTAGCGATGGGTCGATCCGGTTGACCAAGCTGCTTACGGTGATCGGCCTGGCCGCTTCGGGCGGAGAGGCCAAGCGGAGCGTTCAGCAGGGGGCGGTCAAGCTGAACGAAGAGAAATTGACCGACCCGAACGCAGAGATCGTTCCGCAGGACGGGGATATTATTCAGGTCGGCAAGCGCAAATTTGCCAAGCTGGTTCTGGAGTAGAGCTAAGGCTGAATACAAGCGCAGCTGGTGAGCTGCATTCAAAGAGGGAGAACGGACTTTGGCGTCCGGTTCTCCTTCTTTTTTACATGTCTAGGAATATGCAGGAAACACAAAAAAGCCCCCGGAATATCCGGAGGCTCTTTCGCTGCAATATATGCGTATCCAGCAAATATTAACGGTTGTAGAATTCGACGATTTGCTTCTCGTCGATATCTTGGGAAAGCTCGGCGCGCTCAGGCAGACGGATGTACTTGCCTTCCACTGCAGCGTCGGAGTATTCCAGGTATGCCGGAAGATGCGAACGGTTTGCCAGGGCTTCCTTAACGGAAGTCAAAGCGCGGCTTCTTTCGCGAAGGCCGATAACGTCGCCGATGCTTACACGGTAAGAAGCGATGTCGACTTTCTTGCCGTTAACCGTTACGTGGCCATGCGATACCAATTGACGCGCGCCAGCGCGGGAGTTGGCAAAGCCAAGACGGTAAACGAGGTTGTCCAGACGGCTTTCAAGCAGGAACATGAAGTTTTCGCCCGCGATCCCTTGCAAGCTGTGAGCTTTGTGGAACAAAGTGCGGAATTGCTTTTCGCCCAAACCGTACATGTGGCGCAGTTTTTGCTTCTCCAGAAGCTGTTGACCGTAGTTGCTTACTTTTCTGCGTTGGTTAGCGCCATGCTGTCCCGGAGGGAAAGGGCGTTTCAGGTCTTTGCCAGTGCCGCTCAGGGAAATGCCCAGACGGCGGCTGAGTTTGAATTTAGGTCCGGTGTAACGTGCCATGTTATAGTAGACTCCTTTTTAATTGAAATTTCATCAGGGCTCTATTTGCGCCGTATTTCGAAATGCGGCATACCGATTCGGAGCCGCGCCGCAGGGAAAGTTCAGCCGCTGCCCGCTGCAGTCGAAAGACGTGAGGGTGACACAACGTTACGCCCAATTGAAGACTTGTTACAGTCTTGTTCAACAATAAATTTTATATGAAAATAGGGTTTCAAGTCAAGTGTACCTTACGAAGTTTATGAGTTTTTTCATATT encodes:
- the rpsD gene encoding 30S ribosomal protein S4, with product MARYTGPKFKLSRRLGISLSGTGKDLKRPFPPGQHGANQRRKVSNYGQQLLEKQKLRHMYGLGEKQFRTLFHKAHSLQGIAGENFMFLLESRLDNLVYRLGFANSRAGARQLVSHGHVTVNGKKVDIASYRVSIGDVIGLRERSRALTSVKEALANRSHLPAYLEYSDAAVEGKYIRLPERAELSQDIDEKQIVEFYNR